In Rhizobium jaguaris, a single window of DNA contains:
- a CDS encoding NAD(P)/FAD-dependent oxidoreductase, with protein MPHFVVVGAGECGARAAFALREKGFEGDITLIGAEPVAPYERPPLSKEGLVHAHEPKFVAALERYAEQGIDLRLGIDATDIDPTGKVVTLTDGERLSYDKLLLATGASARSFPGIAGTGERIRMLRSQADALALRAALLPGRHVAIIGGGFIGLELAATARRLGADATVIEGLPRVLKRGVPEAIAELITQRHRQEGVDIRCDETIVAVEEGTDSAIVRLASGKEISADLVLIGIGAQPNVALAEKAGLAIDNGIAVNERLETSAADVYAAGDCCSFPLALYGGRRVRLESWRNAQEQGTLAAANLLGAENSISAVPWFWSDQYDLTLQIAGLADGAATMLRRDLGEDAFILFHLDETGRLLAASGIGRGNAVARDIRLAEMLIAARICADPAALTASHVKLKSLLAV; from the coding sequence ATGCCGCATTTCGTTGTTGTCGGGGCGGGAGAGTGCGGCGCGCGCGCCGCCTTCGCGCTCAGGGAGAAGGGTTTTGAAGGCGACATCACCTTGATCGGCGCCGAGCCGGTTGCCCCTTATGAACGCCCACCGCTTTCGAAGGAAGGTCTCGTCCACGCCCATGAGCCGAAATTCGTGGCCGCATTGGAGCGCTATGCGGAGCAGGGCATAGATCTTCGGCTGGGTATTGATGCGACCGACATCGACCCGACAGGCAAGGTGGTTACCCTCACAGACGGTGAAAGACTCAGCTACGACAAGTTGTTGCTGGCGACCGGTGCATCCGCGCGCAGCTTTCCCGGTATCGCGGGAACCGGCGAGCGTATTCGCATGCTCCGCAGCCAGGCCGATGCCCTGGCTCTGCGGGCAGCACTTCTGCCGGGCCGGCACGTCGCCATTATTGGCGGCGGCTTTATCGGCCTCGAGCTGGCGGCCACGGCGCGCAGACTTGGTGCCGACGCAACCGTCATCGAGGGCCTGCCGCGCGTCCTGAAGCGCGGCGTGCCGGAAGCGATTGCCGAGCTGATAACGCAGCGTCATCGCCAAGAAGGCGTCGATATCCGCTGTGACGAGACCATTGTGGCCGTGGAAGAGGGGACAGACAGTGCGATTGTCCGCTTGGCGAGCGGCAAGGAGATTTCCGCGGATCTTGTGCTGATCGGCATCGGCGCGCAGCCGAATGTCGCCCTGGCGGAAAAAGCAGGCCTTGCGATCGACAACGGCATCGCCGTCAACGAGCGGTTGGAGACCTCCGCAGCCGATGTCTACGCCGCCGGCGATTGTTGCTCCTTCCCTCTGGCACTCTATGGCGGACGGCGGGTTCGCCTGGAATCCTGGCGCAACGCGCAGGAACAGGGAACGTTGGCTGCAGCCAATTTGCTTGGCGCAGAGAATAGTATCTCGGCCGTGCCGTGGTTCTGGTCCGATCAATATGATCTGACGCTGCAGATCGCCGGCCTCGCCGACGGCGCGGCGACGATGCTCAGACGTGATCTCGGCGAGGACGCATTCATCCTTTTCCATCTCGATGAAACCGGGCGGTTGCTCGCTGCCAGCGGTATCGGTCGCGGCAACGCAGTGGCCCGTGATATCCGCCTTGCCGAAATGCTGATTGCTGCGCGCATATGCGCGGATCCGGCGGCGCTTACGGCGAGCCACGTCAAACTCAAATCTCTTCTTGCTGTATGA
- a CDS encoding NADPH-dependent FMN reductase yields the protein MKLVGISGSLRKGSFNTALLHAAVELAPPGVELIAKTIHGVPLYDADIEAAEGIPEKVSELKELVAAADGLMLFTPEYNNSLPGVFKNAIDWMTRPSSDIPRIFRAKPVAVLGASPGNFGTILSQNAWLSVLRTLGANPWFGGRLMVSRAGSVFDAEGQIVDEKVKQNLAAFVEGFAAFVESTQKT from the coding sequence TTGAAACTAGTCGGCATATCAGGCAGCCTCCGCAAAGGCTCTTTCAACACGGCACTGTTGCACGCCGCCGTCGAACTTGCACCGCCGGGTGTCGAGCTCATTGCCAAGACCATCCATGGCGTCCCGCTTTACGACGCCGATATCGAAGCGGCCGAGGGTATCCCGGAGAAGGTGAGCGAACTCAAGGAGCTTGTTGCTGCTGCCGATGGACTGATGTTGTTCACGCCGGAATACAACAATTCGCTTCCCGGCGTCTTCAAGAACGCCATCGATTGGATGACCCGGCCGTCCAGCGATATTCCCCGCATTTTCCGGGCAAAGCCTGTCGCCGTTCTCGGCGCGTCGCCCGGCAATTTCGGCACCATCCTCAGTCAGAATGCCTGGCTGTCCGTGTTGCGAACGCTTGGCGCCAATCCGTGGTTCGGCGGCCGGCTGATGGTTTCGCGCGCCGGCAGCGTGTTCGACGCCGAAGGTCAAATCGTAGACGAGAAAGTCAAGCAAAACCTCGCCGCTTTCGTCGAGGGTTTCGCCGCCTTTGTCGAAAGCACGCAAAAGACCTAG
- a CDS encoding DMT family transporter, whose translation MKSSTAGYVFTLLAISIFAIQDGISKHLVSAYPPLFVAMIRYWAFMLFAVAMASRSPDGLRVAVHTRRPRLQIARGLLLSSQIVVAISSFVIVGLARSQAIFSSGPLMVALLSVPILGEKVGWRRWLAICIGFVGVLLILKPESGFFDVRFLVPLSGALLFSLYVVLTRYVSRDDSAMTSFLYTGIVGAAAMSCIGPFFWTPLAPHDWIFMGVLCLTGMSSHYFLIRAYDLLDAVVIQPLTYLQLVFSAIIGVSVFGETLNFYTVAGAIIVVSAGIFTIWRENALARASAKTSRA comes from the coding sequence ATGAAATCCAGTACTGCCGGTTATGTGTTCACGCTGTTGGCGATCAGTATATTCGCCATACAGGACGGCATCTCAAAACATCTGGTGAGCGCCTATCCGCCGCTCTTCGTGGCAATGATCCGCTATTGGGCCTTCATGCTCTTTGCCGTGGCAATGGCTTCAAGGTCGCCAGACGGGTTGCGTGTCGCCGTCCACACCCGGCGGCCGCGACTGCAGATTGCACGCGGGCTTTTGCTCAGCTCCCAGATCGTCGTTGCCATCTCGTCCTTCGTCATCGTCGGCCTTGCGCGTTCGCAGGCGATTTTCTCGTCCGGACCCTTGATGGTGGCATTGTTGTCCGTGCCGATCCTCGGCGAAAAAGTCGGCTGGCGGCGCTGGCTGGCGATCTGCATCGGCTTCGTTGGCGTGCTGCTCATCTTGAAACCCGAAAGCGGCTTTTTCGACGTCCGTTTCCTGGTGCCGCTTTCAGGCGCCCTGCTGTTTTCGCTTTATGTCGTCCTCACGCGCTATGTCAGCCGTGACGACTCCGCGATGACGAGCTTTCTCTACACGGGCATCGTCGGCGCGGCTGCGATGAGCTGCATCGGACCGTTCTTCTGGACACCGCTTGCGCCACATGACTGGATTTTCATGGGCGTGCTCTGCCTCACCGGTATGTCGAGCCACTATTTCCTCATTCGCGCCTACGACCTTCTCGACGCGGTGGTCATCCAGCCGCTCACCTATCTGCAGCTCGTCTTTTCCGCGATCATCGGCGTATCGGTCTTCGGCGAGACACTCAATTTCTATACGGTCGCCGGCGCCATCATCGTCGTGTCCGCGGGCATTTTCACCATTTGGCGCGAAAACGCCTTGGCACGTGCTAGTGCCAAGACGTCGAGAGCGTAG
- a CDS encoding polysaccharide biosynthesis tyrosine autokinase, with protein sequence MHQKNFTFHSALPKADEQDGFIDLDRLMAVVTRRIRTILAGVVLFVALAVAYILTAPSSYTSATQILLDETMTKYAEDQPPAASSQQADMEIASAVEILKSNEMALRVVDAAGLLNNDAILNPPQSPVALIKSGVKLIASAFKPAKPPLTPEEAREAQRQQIAATLQDALKVERVTRSSVVSVSFDSTDPQLAAKVTAAYADAYLTDQLNANFDATERASVWLQERLNDLRQRSQQASLDVEKYKADNGLTQTGGELMSEQQISDLNKQLIIAQADTASASARYNQYKSIIDQGPDNAVKNATISSSQTDNTVLQDLKTRYLQVQKREQDVTQNFGADHPQAVALKAEREDITRQIYQELQQLTASYKNEFDVAQSRAVSLRESIEGVVGKNSEANKSLVHLNELNQKATALKTLYESYLSRYEEASQQRSFPIAKARVISAAGVPTAPSAPKKTLVLALSIVLGLMAGGAFAALQEFRDRYFRVEGDVRAALGLKFLGYLPLLGQRAFDKKKGRKRKAGVAPATAEDAENGVAFERIMRVSVEAPRSIFAETLRNAKLASDVMLQGRADRVIGVVSALPGEGKSTTAANFAALLASSGKRTLLIDADLRNPGLSRMLKTPPQTGLIEAVLGEVPWASAVRVDPRTKLAILPVVLRDHLLHTSELLSSQGMMNLMENARKMFDYVVVDLAPLAPVIDAKAFAPQVDAFLFVAEWGATPTNLVRDILEQEPQINSRILGVILNKTDMSELSRYSDFGGTERYRQKYTSYYTEEHPKEKIDA encoded by the coding sequence ATGCATCAGAAGAATTTCACCTTCCACAGCGCTCTTCCAAAGGCGGACGAACAGGATGGTTTCATCGACCTCGACCGGCTGATGGCGGTCGTGACCCGTCGCATTCGCACCATCCTCGCCGGCGTGGTCCTTTTCGTCGCGCTGGCGGTCGCCTACATCTTGACCGCACCTTCGAGCTATACGTCGGCAACGCAGATATTGCTCGACGAAACCATGACCAAATATGCTGAGGACCAGCCGCCGGCAGCCAGCAGCCAACAGGCCGATATGGAGATCGCCAGCGCTGTCGAAATCCTGAAATCGAACGAAATGGCGTTGCGCGTCGTCGATGCGGCCGGCCTCCTCAACAATGACGCGATCCTGAATCCGCCGCAGTCACCGGTAGCGCTTATCAAATCCGGTGTGAAGCTGATCGCCAGCGCCTTCAAACCAGCGAAGCCGCCGCTAACTCCTGAGGAGGCGCGCGAGGCGCAACGTCAGCAAATCGCCGCGACATTGCAGGACGCTCTGAAGGTGGAGCGTGTCACCCGCAGCTCCGTCGTCTCCGTATCTTTCGACTCGACCGATCCGCAATTGGCCGCCAAGGTTACGGCTGCTTATGCCGACGCCTACCTTACCGATCAGTTGAACGCCAATTTTGATGCGACCGAGCGGGCATCAGTCTGGCTGCAGGAACGGTTGAACGACCTGCGCCAGCGTTCGCAACAGGCTTCGCTCGATGTCGAAAAATACAAGGCGGACAATGGTTTGACCCAGACCGGCGGCGAGCTGATGTCGGAACAGCAGATTTCCGATCTCAACAAGCAACTGATCATCGCCCAGGCTGATACCGCCAGCGCCTCGGCGCGCTACAATCAATATAAATCGATCATCGACCAGGGACCGGACAATGCGGTGAAAAACGCCACGATCTCGTCCAGCCAGACCGACAACACCGTATTGCAGGATCTGAAGACCCGCTATCTCCAAGTGCAGAAGCGCGAGCAGGACGTGACGCAGAATTTTGGCGCCGATCATCCCCAGGCCGTGGCGTTGAAGGCAGAGCGCGAGGATATCACCCGGCAGATTTATCAGGAGCTCCAGCAGTTGACGGCGAGCTACAAGAATGAATTTGACGTGGCGCAGTCGCGTGCGGTGTCGCTGCGCGAGAGCATCGAGGGCGTGGTCGGCAAGAATTCCGAGGCCAATAAATCCCTGGTGCACCTGAACGAGCTTAATCAGAAGGCGACGGCGCTGAAGACGCTCTATGAATCCTATCTCAGCCGCTATGAAGAGGCATCGCAGCAGCGGTCCTTCCCGATCGCCAAGGCACGTGTCATCTCCGCCGCCGGCGTTCCGACCGCGCCGTCAGCTCCGAAAAAGACGCTCGTACTGGCACTTTCGATCGTTCTCGGCTTGATGGCCGGCGGCGCTTTTGCCGCGCTCCAGGAATTTCGTGATCGCTACTTCCGGGTCGAAGGCGATGTGCGCGCAGCACTCGGGCTTAAATTCCTGGGTTATCTGCCGCTACTTGGCCAGCGGGCATTCGACAAGAAGAAGGGCCGCAAACGCAAAGCTGGGGTCGCGCCCGCAACGGCAGAGGATGCCGAAAACGGCGTGGCTTTCGAACGCATCATGCGTGTCTCGGTCGAGGCGCCGCGTTCGATATTTGCCGAAACCCTGCGAAACGCCAAGCTTGCCAGTGACGTCATGCTGCAAGGGCGAGCCGACCGTGTGATCGGCGTCGTCTCGGCGCTGCCCGGCGAAGGCAAGTCGACGACGGCAGCCAATTTTGCCGCCCTGCTCGCAAGCAGCGGCAAACGCACGCTGCTGATCGATGCCGACTTGCGCAATCCCGGTTTGAGCCGGATGCTGAAGACGCCGCCGCAGACCGGCCTCATCGAGGCGGTTCTCGGCGAAGTGCCCTGGGCGAGCGCTGTCAGGGTCGATCCGCGCACCAAACTTGCCATTCTTCCGGTGGTACTGCGCGATCACCTGTTGCACACCAGCGAGCTGCTGTCTTCGCAGGGGATGATGAACCTGATGGAGAATGCACGGAAGATGTTCGACTATGTCGTCGTCGACCTTGCGCCGCTGGCACCTGTCATCGACGCCAAGGCATTCGCGCCGCAGGTAGACGCCTTTCTGTTCGTGGCCGAATGGGGCGCGACACCGACCAATCTCGTCAGGGATATTCTGGAACAGGAGCCGCAGATCAATTCGCGCATCCTGGGCGTCATTCTCAACAAGACGGATATGTCCGAGCTGTCGCGCTATAGCGATTTTGGTGGCACGGAGCGCTATCGGCAGAAATACACGAGCTACTACACCGAGGAGCATCCGAAGGAAAAGATCGACGCCTAA
- a CDS encoding UTP--glucose-1-phosphate uridylyltransferase has protein sequence MDPKHPVRKAIIPVAGNGTRFLPATKAMPKEMLTIVDRPVVQYAVDEAIEAGIEHIVFVTSRNKSAIEDHFDDTPELISSLHRAGKTKQVSELERLLPRAGSISFTRQQAPLGLGHAVWCARDLIGNEPFALLLPDMVCHGLRGCMAGLMDLYDEVGGNIVAVEECAPEETSKYGIIGRGAPVRHGFGVTKMVEKPHPSEAPSNFYLNGRYILQPEIFDILARQERGAGNEIQLTDGMLRLSQTQDFHAQAYSGKTFDCGSKQGFIEANVAFALARTDIGGLVYDSIRNLVLSHEAQMTAA, from the coding sequence ATGGACCCTAAGCATCCTGTGAGAAAAGCAATCATTCCGGTCGCCGGCAACGGAACCCGTTTCCTGCCCGCCACCAAGGCAATGCCGAAGGAAATGCTGACGATCGTCGATCGTCCGGTGGTGCAATACGCCGTCGATGAGGCCATCGAGGCCGGCATCGAACACATCGTTTTTGTCACCAGCCGCAACAAGTCGGCGATTGAAGATCATTTCGACGACACACCCGAGCTGATCTCCTCGCTGCACAGGGCTGGCAAGACAAAGCAGGTCTCCGAACTGGAACGTCTTCTGCCCCGTGCCGGTTCGATCAGCTTCACCCGCCAGCAGGCGCCGCTTGGCCTCGGTCATGCCGTCTGGTGTGCCCGTGACCTGATCGGCAATGAGCCGTTTGCGCTGCTGCTGCCCGACATGGTCTGCCATGGCCTGCGCGGCTGCATGGCGGGGTTGATGGACCTCTATGATGAAGTCGGCGGCAATATCGTCGCGGTCGAGGAATGTGCGCCGGAAGAGACCTCGAAATACGGCATCATCGGTCGGGGCGCCCCGGTACGACATGGCTTCGGTGTGACCAAAATGGTTGAAAAACCGCATCCGTCGGAAGCGCCTTCTAACTTTTACCTTAATGGGCGCTATATTCTGCAGCCTGAGATTTTCGACATCCTCGCGCGGCAAGAGCGCGGCGCCGGGAATGAAATCCAACTGACCGACGGCATGCTGCGCCTGTCGCAAACACAGGACTTCCATGCCCAGGCCTATAGCGGAAAGACTTTCGATTGCGGATCGAAGCAGGGCTTCATCGAGGCGAATGTCGCCTTCGCGCTTGCGCGCACCGATATCGGCGGTCTCGTCTATGACTCGATCCGAAACCTGGTTCTCTCGCACGAAGCGCAGATGACCGCAGCTTAA
- a CDS encoding glycosyltransferase family 2 protein, whose product MTDFIPDVSFVIAAYNAADTLERAIDSALAQGAVSMEVIVVDDCSSDSTPTIAGNHADPRVRLVAMPRNGGPAAARNAGLDAARGRWVAVLDSDDALRPDRMARLIARAEKAEAQIVVDNLDIIRGETEAAGTMFPEAVLTRLPVLTLAKFIASNMIFQSEHNFGYMKPIFERAFLEKHHLRFDESLRIGEDYIFLASALARGGVCAVEPMAGYLYYIREGSISRVLKRDHVEAMIAADRKFFAEHPFGAAALAAQRRRTRNLKETLSFLMLVESIKDGGLLNTLKIACSNPRAVRHLRMPIAARLRRLAALLRGGGEATVLRGGEVAAASQISSSLPSLGAGPHSNKG is encoded by the coding sequence ATGACGGATTTCATCCCTGATGTCAGTTTCGTCATCGCAGCCTACAATGCCGCGGACACGCTGGAGCGCGCCATTGACAGCGCGCTCGCCCAGGGTGCCGTCAGCATGGAGGTGATCGTCGTCGACGATTGTTCCAGCGACAGCACACCGACGATCGCCGGCAACCATGCCGATCCGCGAGTCCGGCTGGTCGCCATGCCCCGCAACGGCGGTCCCGCTGCGGCGCGCAATGCCGGCCTCGATGCCGCCCGCGGCCGATGGGTGGCCGTGCTCGATTCCGACGATGCCCTGCGCCCGGACCGGATGGCGCGGTTGATCGCACGCGCCGAAAAAGCCGAGGCCCAGATCGTAGTCGACAATCTCGACATCATCCGGGGAGAGACCGAGGCTGCGGGCACGATGTTTCCGGAAGCCGTGCTCACCCGCCTGCCCGTGCTGACGCTGGCGAAATTCATCGCGTCGAACATGATTTTCCAATCCGAGCATAATTTCGGCTACATGAAGCCGATCTTCGAGCGGGCCTTCCTGGAAAAACATCATCTGCGCTTCGATGAGTCCCTCCGGATCGGAGAGGATTACATCTTCCTCGCCTCGGCACTGGCCAGAGGCGGCGTCTGCGCGGTCGAGCCGATGGCCGGCTACCTGTATTACATTCGCGAAGGCTCGATCTCGCGGGTGCTGAAGCGGGATCATGTTGAAGCCATGATTGCCGCCGACCGCAAGTTTTTCGCTGAACATCCTTTCGGTGCTGCCGCCCTTGCCGCCCAGCGGCGACGGACACGGAACCTGAAAGAAACACTGTCCTTCCTTATGCTTGTCGAAAGCATCAAGGACGGCGGCCTGCTGAACACGCTGAAGATTGCCTGCAGCAATCCACGCGCGGTTCGTCACTTGCGCATGCCGATCGCAGCGCGTCTTCGTCGTCTTGCCGCCCTTCTTCGTGGTGGCGGTGAGGCAACCGTCCTGCGGGGCGGCGAAGTGGCTGCGGCGTCGCAAATCTCCTCCTCCCTCCCCAGTCTGGGCGCAGGCCCTCACTCTAATAAAGGATAG
- a CDS encoding glycosyltransferase produces the protein MKIDIAVCTYRRVELDQTLLSLAVLSVPADTLVRIIVADNDVTPSARDRVEAMRLAVPFEIAYVHCPASNISIARNACLEHATGDFIAFIDDDETASENWLAELLVTAETSGAEAVLGPVHAVYPNMAPAWMRRGDFHSTLPVWVSGDIRTGYTCNALLRRNAPSLAGRRFNIALGRSGGEDTEFFTHMHKAGGRIAYAKDALVYEPVPNGRATVAWLTKRRYRMGQTHGRMLLETSAGLGRWKAIALAGTKSAYCFAAAALLAALPVPRHRYGLRGIMHAGVVSGLFGVREIEQYGNLEKAPQ, from the coding sequence GTGAAGATCGATATCGCCGTCTGCACCTATCGCCGTGTCGAACTGGACCAGACATTGTTGTCGCTGGCGGTCTTGTCCGTTCCAGCGGACACGCTCGTCCGCATTATCGTGGCGGACAATGACGTGACGCCGAGCGCGCGCGACCGTGTCGAAGCCATGCGCTTAGCGGTGCCCTTCGAGATTGCCTATGTGCACTGCCCTGCTTCGAATATTTCGATTGCCCGAAATGCCTGCCTCGAGCATGCGACGGGCGATTTCATAGCCTTTATCGATGATGATGAGACAGCGTCGGAAAATTGGCTGGCGGAATTGCTGGTGACGGCGGAAACGAGCGGGGCCGAGGCTGTTCTCGGTCCGGTGCACGCCGTTTACCCGAACATGGCGCCCGCCTGGATGCGGCGTGGCGATTTCCATTCGACATTGCCGGTGTGGGTCTCCGGCGATATCCGCACGGGCTATACCTGCAATGCGTTGCTGCGACGCAACGCGCCGTCCCTTGCCGGCCGCCGCTTCAACATCGCGCTGGGGCGCAGCGGTGGAGAGGATACGGAATTCTTCACCCACATGCACAAGGCCGGCGGACGGATCGCCTATGCCAAGGATGCCCTGGTCTACGAACCGGTGCCGAACGGACGGGCAACAGTCGCCTGGCTTACGAAGCGGCGGTACCGAATGGGGCAGACGCATGGGCGCATGCTGCTGGAGACTTCGGCCGGTCTTGGCCGATGGAAGGCAATTGCGCTTGCGGGCACCAAATCCGCCTACTGCTTCGCCGCCGCTGCGCTTCTTGCCGCTCTCCCCGTGCCGCGCCATCGCTACGGTCTGCGCGGCATCATGCATGCAGGTGTGGTCAGCGGCCTCTTCGGTGTCCGCGAAATTGAACAATACGGAAATTTGGAGAAGGCGCCGCAATGA
- a CDS encoding glycosyltransferase family 2 protein, whose amino-acid sequence MDTRCLIVIPCLNEEKHIGPLIAKLSPALDELDARIVVADGGSTDKTRDIVRDISAADPRVLLLDNPKRLQSAAINLAIETFGDDYDYFIRIDAHGDYPGDYCQILVREGSATGADSVVVAMRTMGFSAFQKATAVAQNSKLGNGGSKHREGAKGHWADHGHHALMRVAAFRAVGGYDETFSHNEDAELDYRLRKAGYRIWLTDKTAMTYYPRASIPTLFRQYLGYGRGRARNILKHRSMPSIRQMLPLAVVPIFVGAFLAILNWIAVIPVGLWAFACVAYGFWIALGERNPYGPLAAISAMVMHFAWSMGFWMEVLSFRGRRVIPTHRTGSIAP is encoded by the coding sequence ATGGATACACGTTGCTTAATCGTTATCCCCTGCCTCAATGAAGAGAAGCATATCGGGCCGCTGATTGCCAAGCTCAGCCCCGCGCTGGACGAACTGGATGCCAGGATCGTGGTTGCCGATGGCGGCAGCACGGATAAAACCCGTGACATCGTCAGGGATATCTCCGCGGCCGATCCGCGCGTTCTCCTGCTCGATAACCCGAAACGGCTGCAAAGTGCTGCGATCAATCTCGCAATCGAAACCTTCGGCGACGACTACGACTATTTCATTCGTATCGATGCCCATGGCGACTACCCCGGAGACTATTGTCAGATACTGGTGCGTGAGGGCAGCGCAACAGGGGCCGATTCCGTCGTGGTCGCCATGCGTACCATGGGCTTCAGCGCTTTCCAGAAGGCGACGGCGGTGGCTCAGAATTCAAAGCTCGGCAATGGCGGTTCGAAACATCGCGAAGGCGCCAAAGGGCACTGGGCCGACCATGGCCATCATGCATTGATGCGCGTAGCCGCTTTCCGTGCGGTCGGCGGCTATGACGAGACCTTCAGCCACAATGAGGATGCCGAGCTCGACTATCGGCTGCGGAAGGCGGGATATCGTATCTGGCTTACCGACAAGACGGCGATGACCTACTATCCGCGCGCCAGCATTCCAACGCTTTTCCGGCAGTATCTCGGCTATGGTCGCGGTCGTGCCCGCAATATCCTCAAGCATCGCAGCATGCCGAGTATTCGCCAGATGTTGCCGCTGGCCGTGGTGCCGATCTTCGTCGGCGCGTTTCTGGCGATCCTGAATTGGATTGCGGTGATTCCAGTCGGCCTCTGGGCCTTCGCCTGCGTCGCCTACGGCTTCTGGATCGCGCTTGGTGAGCGGAACCCGTACGGACCGCTTGCTGCCATCTCGGCTATGGTCATGCACTTCGCCTGGTCGATGGGCTTTTGGATGGAAGTCCTCAGCTTCCGTGGACGCAGGGTGATACCAACACACAGAACCGGGAGCATCGCCCCGTGA
- a CDS encoding glycosyl transferase family 1 encodes MLHILYFVHDLADPAVRRRVLMLQAGGARVTLAGFRRDDNALAAIHGVKPIELGRTRDAQFAQRIAAVAKSALQLRRLLRSVDKPDVVIGRNLEMLAVAKRAKSIFGGDMPVVYECLDIHRLLLRKDVFGGALRGLERHFGTDAALLLTSSPAFVEHYFRSRSGLDLPIVLLENKVLALEGGDAGIAVTPRLPSNGEPWKIGWFGALRCRKSLELLADFSRRMGGRFEIVLRGRPAYSEFSDFDGVVRDAPFMRFDGPYKNPEDLAAIYGEVQFSWAIDFFEEGLNSSWLLPNRLYEGGLHGAVPIAVDGTETARFLTSRKIGLTLKEADPTHLAELLGNMNEERYLAAVNALAAQDRRQWMTDHTDCQALVQRLASLTRTSGQTAELQALPQLHRNRGGLQ; translated from the coding sequence ATGCTGCATATTCTGTATTTCGTCCATGATCTTGCCGATCCCGCCGTCCGCCGGCGGGTGCTTATGCTGCAGGCGGGCGGGGCACGGGTGACGCTTGCTGGATTTCGCCGCGACGACAACGCGTTGGCTGCCATCCATGGTGTGAAACCGATCGAGCTCGGCCGGACGCGTGATGCGCAGTTCGCCCAGCGTATCGCTGCCGTCGCCAAATCCGCTCTGCAACTGCGCCGCTTGCTGCGCTCGGTCGACAAGCCGGACGTGGTCATCGGCCGCAATCTTGAAATGCTGGCTGTGGCCAAGCGCGCCAAATCCATCTTCGGCGGCGATATGCCCGTTGTCTATGAATGCCTGGACATTCACCGGCTGCTGCTGCGTAAAGATGTCTTCGGCGGCGCTCTGCGCGGCCTGGAGCGTCATTTCGGCACGGACGCGGCGCTGCTGCTCACCAGTTCGCCGGCTTTTGTCGAGCACTATTTCCGCTCACGCTCCGGTCTCGATCTGCCGATCGTCCTTCTCGAAAATAAGGTTCTGGCCCTCGAAGGCGGTGACGCTGGCATCGCGGTCACCCCTCGATTGCCGTCCAATGGCGAACCCTGGAAGATCGGCTGGTTCGGTGCGCTTCGTTGCCGCAAATCTCTGGAATTGCTCGCCGATTTCTCCCGCCGGATGGGGGGGCGCTTTGAGATCGTCTTGCGTGGCCGGCCGGCCTATTCGGAATTCAGCGATTTCGATGGTGTCGTGCGCGATGCGCCGTTCATGCGCTTCGACGGGCCCTACAAAAATCCCGAGGACCTCGCGGCGATCTATGGCGAGGTGCAATTCTCCTGGGCGATCGACTTCTTCGAAGAGGGGCTGAACTCCAGCTGGCTATTGCCGAACCGTCTTTATGAAGGCGGCCTGCATGGCGCGGTGCCGATCGCCGTCGATGGCACCGAGACCGCGCGGTTCCTGACAAGCCGCAAAATCGGACTGACGCTCAAAGAGGCGGACCCCACGCATCTCGCCGAACTTCTGGGCAACATGAACGAGGAACGCTATCTCGCCGCTGTCAATGCCTTGGCTGCGCAAGATCGCAGGCAATGGATGACTGACCACACTGATTGCCAAGCCCTGGTGCAGCGGCTTGCTTCTCTTACCCGCACCAGCGGGCAAACCGCCGAATTACAGGCCCTCCCACAACTGCATCGCAATAGAGGTGGATTGCAATGA